Genomic window (Geoalkalibacter ferrihydriticus DSM 17813):
TGTTGTTGCTGACCTGGGCCAGGCGCCAGACGTCGGCTTCGCGGGCACGGAAGTCGCCGCCCTTGACGGTGTCATAGAACAGGCGATAAATGCTGTCGCCGTCGTTGGGGTAGTTTTTAGCGGCATTGATGCCGCCCTGCGCAGCGATGGAGTGAGCGCGGCGCGGACTGTCCTGGTAGCAGAAGGCCTCGACGTTGTAGCCGAGTTCGCCGAGGGATGCGGCGGCCGCACCACCGGCCAGGCCGGTTCCGACCACCAGAACTTTGAATTTGCGCTTGTTGGCGGGATTGATCAGCTTCATATCGAAGCGATGCTTGTCCCAAGTCTTTTCAATGGGTCCGGTAGGACATTTGCCGTCGAGTATCACGATAGTTCCCCCTAGAGTTTGATCATGCCTACGAAAATGGAAATGGGAATGGCGATGTAGCCTACCAACAGGACGATCGCAATCCATTTGCCGGCAGTCTGAATGGTCGGCAGAGTGCGTGCATTGTTCAGGCCTGTGGACTGGAACATGCTGCCGATGCCGTGACTCAGATGCAGCAGCAAAAACACCATGGCGATGACGTAGGTCAGGGTGATAAAGAATTTCTGAAAGCTGAGGACCACCATGGCATAGACATCAAGGCGGCCGGCAGCATCAACGAAGTGAGAAATCTCGGGGTTCGTGACGCGCACGGTGAAATGCAGCAGGTGGTAAATGGTGAAAAGCAGAAGCACTAGACCGCTGTAAATCATGATCTGCGCAGCATAGCTGGTGCGAAGGTTCTCCTTCTGTGCGTACCCGACGGGACGCGCCAGCTTGTTCTCAAGCGTCAGCTTGAGGCCCAGCCAGATGTGCAGCAGGAAAACTCCCAGCATCACCAGCCGGAAGATCCACACAATCGGCCCCATGCTGTGGAGTGTGGCCGCATAGGCATTAATGCCGTCGGGCCCCGCGAAAATCGATGTGTTGCCGATGAGGTGGACGATGACGAACAGGACTAGAATCAGCCCCGTTGCCGCCATGGCGATCTTCTTACCCACCGAGGATCCAAATAACATTTGCATACCCATCATCCCCTGAAAAAGTTGACTTGCCTCTGCCTCTCCGACGCTTGTTCAGAGGGCACTCTCTCCGATAATAATCCTAATGTCGCCGGAACAGACCGGCGCCGAAAATCCATGAAATAGCGGCGGTGCCCGCCATGATGCGGGTGACCGGAAGTTGACCTGGAGTGCTTTTGCGTCCATGTCCATCAGGAAATGCCCGTGGCGAGCAGGGGGACCTGCAAAAAGCCATGTTTCATGACCGTTTTGCTCCCATTTTCCTTAGGGATTACGAGCCGTTAACGCCTCTTCAGAAGTAGACTGTATACACAATCCATCCTTTTCTAGCAGCCCATGACAAAAATGTCAATTTTTACTTTGATCCTTCGCGGGGCGCAGTGGAAAAAATTGTCCAACCACGGACAGGAAGGGTTTCTGCTAAGGTCGATGGATGAGCGTAGATGGGTTTTCTGTTTTTTCGCGCGGTGGGTGTGGATAAAAGAAAACAAATTCCCCTCATCTCTTATTTCTGCAAGAATGACAGATGGATCGTAGCCTGGATCAATGAGTTTCGAGCTGATTCAGGCATGCGCCGGAAATCGTGTGCAAGAGGAGGTATCAATGAAGGTTATTATCCACTGGGTGCGACTTTTTCTGCTGGCCGCGCTCCTGACGGCCTGTGCGGCCGGCGCCGGACAGCGCACCGCCGATCTGCTTGAGAAAGAGCATCAGGTCATGTCTGATGAAGAGATACGGGCTTATTACCAGAGTCTCAGTGATCAACTGGCGCGCGAGTCACGTGCGCTGCGCACCTCCGGAAATGTCGGATACGGCACCGGTTCCTTCGGCGTCGGCGCCACCCGAGGCATGGCCGATGAAGCACAGGTGCAAGCCTTGCGTGAGCGTTGGAACGAGGTGCGACAGGAACTGCGGCGCCGCGAACTGATGCCCTGAGCGTGCAGGTCTGGAGGTGAGGTGTGGGCGGTGGTCAGAAGCTGTGCCGCAATGCCAGAGTCCAGGCTGCGACAACAAGGGCAAGGGCGCCAAGGCCCGCCGACCAGCCGAATCTTGAATGGGCTGTTGGATGTGAAGCCCTGGGGTCGGGCACCAGATAGCCAAGGCCCAACCCGGCAAGAAAACCAAAGAGGTGGGCGCCGAGGTCGGTGTTTTCTCCGCCCGCGCCGAACATGGCCAGCAGCGCGGCTCCGGCCGCCAGGGGCAGAAAACGGCGCAGGTTCATGGCTTTGTCGCGGCGACGTGTTTCCATGGCGCAGAGAATCCCGATGGTTCCGAACACGGCTGTGGATGCTCCCACTGCGCGATGACTGCCGGTCTGCAGCCATGCGTTGATCAGGTTGCCGGCCATCCCGGAGGCGAGAATCAGCGCCCAGCCCCGGCCGAATCCCGTGACGGCGCACAGGCGCGCGGCGAACAAGCCGCCGAGGATCAGGTTGCCCGTCAGGTGCCGCCAGTCAATATGCAGGGTCAGGGCGGTGACGGTGCGCCACCATTGCCCGTTGCGGATGGCGGCCGCGTGAGCCGCGCCCTGTTCGTACCATTGCTCGGGGCGCAGGCCCAAGGGGCCCGGGTCAAGAAGGGTAAGATTGTGAAAGATGGCCAGGAGCAACAGAAGCGAGAGCGTTTCGCGGGTATGGTCGCGGGTTTGGATTTCCGTGTTTCTCGGCGGCCAGTGGCGGTTCTTTTCCTCGTAGGTGCGGATTTCGTATTCGGCTTGCTCGCGCTGCGCATGCGGCACCAGAATGGTCCACTCCCAACCGCGCCGCAGCACCCGGTGGGGAACCTGGCGTGCTTCCAGAACCAGAGACCAGGTTCGCACACGTGTTATCGAGAGGCATCGGCCCGCCTCTGGAAGGATCTCGGCTGGAACAATCTCATGTTCGTCTTCGGATGCAGGTGCTGTTGTCATTATTCGTTTCTTTTTTCTGCCGCGATTTGTTAGAATTCGTTTTTGATTTTATTCTTCTTGTGCGGCAGGATGCGTTTTAATGAGTCGTTTTTTTCGCGATGCGCCGATCCGGCAGAAGCTGAACGCCATCATCATGCTGACCAGCTCCGTGGTGCTGGTGCTCACCCTGAGTGCATTCATTCTCACTGAAGTCGTCACCTTCCGTCAAACTCTCGTCGACAAGACCTCTACCCTGGCCGAGATCATCGGTCGCAACAGCCGCAGCGCCCTGGTTTTCAGGGATTTTCTCTCGGCTGGAGAAACTCTCGCCTCGCTGAGTGCCGAGGACGGCATTCGGGCGGCCTATATTTTCGATTCCGATCATGCTCCCTTTGCCCATTATCTGAATCCGCGTCATTCCGGATTCGAGGAAAACGCCCAGGATCTGGCTCTCCCCAATGAAGACCTGCGCGTTCTCATACAGGACGGACGGCAGTCCCATCGCTTTACCCTGACCTCGCTCATTCTGCTGCATCCCGTTGCGATGGATGGTCACCAGGTGGGAACTGTGGTTCTGCAGTCCGATCTTCGTCAACTTTATCAGAGGTGGCAGTGGTTTGGTATCGGCGCTTTGCTGGTTCTCTGGTCGTCCATGCTTCTCGCCTACCTGATCTCATCGCGCCTGCAAGGATTTATCTCGCTGCCGATTCTGCAACTCCTCGGGGTCATGAACCGAGTGAGCCGGGAGCAGAATTTTCGGGTAAGAGCCCGGAAAGACAGTGAAGACGAAATCGGTGGACTGATTGAAGGGTTCAATGAAATGCTCAGCCATATCGAGCAGCGCGACCTTGAACTGGAAAACCATCGGCGCAACCTGGAAACTCTTGTTGATCAGCGCACCCTGGATTTGCGTCGTGCCAACGAAGAACTCCTGAAAACGGTGACCGCGCTTGAGCGGGCGAAAGAAGAAGCTGAAGCTGCCAATCGGGCCAAGTCGCAGTTTCTGGCGAACATGAGTCATGAAATCCGTACTCCGATGATCGGGGTGCTGGGGATGACGGACCTGCTTTTCCGCACCGATCTCGATGAGCGTCAGCATAGTCTGGCAGAAACAGTTTACAATTCCGGCGAAGCACTCTTGAGCATTCTCAATGACATCCTTGATTTCTCCAAAATTGAAGCTGGCAAGTTCGAGCTTGAACGGGTGGATTTTGACCTGCGCCAGTGCGTGGAGGACGCAGTGGAACTCCTTGCTGAAAAGGCTTTCGGCAAGGAATTGGAACTGGTTTGCCACATCGATGGAAAAACTCCGCGCCTGGTGTGCGGCGATCCCGGGCGTCTACGACAGATCCTGCTTAATCTGCTCGGTAACGCCGTCAAGTTCACCGCCGCCGGTGAGATCGTGGTGAGCGTGCGCACTCTTATGGAGGAGCGACAAAATACCTGGCTGCGTATTGAGGTACGTGATACCGGCATCGGCATCGCGCGCGAGGTTCAGGAACAGATCTTCGAGTCTTTCTCCCAGGCCGACAACACCACCGCCCGCCAGTATGGGGGAACGGGCCTTGGTCTCTCCATTGTCAAGCAGCTGGTGGAGATGATGGGCGGCACCGTCGGCATGGAGAGCGAACC
Coding sequences:
- a CDS encoding succinate dehydrogenase cytochrome b subunit, with product MQMLFGSSVGKKIAMAATGLILVLFVIVHLIGNTSIFAGPDGINAYAATLHSMGPIVWIFRLVMLGVFLLHIWLGLKLTLENKLARPVGYAQKENLRTSYAAQIMIYSGLVLLLFTIYHLLHFTVRVTNPEISHFVDAAGRLDVYAMVVLSFQKFFITLTYVIAMVFLLLHLSHGIGSMFQSTGLNNARTLPTIQTAGKWIAIVLLVGYIAIPISIFVGMIKL
- a CDS encoding response regulator, whose amino-acid sequence is MSRFFRDAPIRQKLNAIIMLTSSVVLVLTLSAFILTEVVTFRQTLVDKTSTLAEIIGRNSRSALVFRDFLSAGETLASLSAEDGIRAAYIFDSDHAPFAHYLNPRHSGFEENAQDLALPNEDLRVLIQDGRQSHRFTLTSLILLHPVAMDGHQVGTVVLQSDLRQLYQRWQWFGIGALLVLWSSMLLAYLISSRLQGFISLPILQLLGVMNRVSREQNFRVRARKDSEDEIGGLIEGFNEMLSHIEQRDLELENHRRNLETLVDQRTLDLRRANEELLKTVTALERAKEEAEAANRAKSQFLANMSHEIRTPMIGVLGMTDLLFRTDLDERQHSLAETVYNSGEALLSILNDILDFSKIEAGKFELERVDFDLRQCVEDAVELLAEKAFGKELELVCHIDGKTPRLVCGDPGRLRQILLNLLGNAVKFTAAGEIVVSVRTLMEERQNTWLRIEVRDTGIGIAREVQEQIFESFSQADNTTARQYGGTGLGLSIVKQLVEMMGGTVGMESEPGKGSVFWVNLRVAKRGGQEDAASVVPSELGGREVLVVENNEAACSALVDSLADLGLRAQTAATPTAAMDLLRRAVSAGRPYALALIDESLPGQSGLQLAAGIHGGPDFAQTRIVLLCPHQMCASADQRVAAGVVRTLCKPVRASLLPQTLAAALAAAPLPVAVPRPTPVVPVLDLAEDRGQLPRRILVAEDNPTTQRLIELLFEGLDYRLCIVGSGSEALERLAGSRADLVFMDCQLPILDGFETTRILRRRGYRMPIVAMTAHTQKDDVRRCLDAGMDDFLAKPFRQQDLFNMLDKWLN
- a CDS encoding rhomboid family intramembrane serine protease codes for the protein MTTAPASEDEHEIVPAEILPEAGRCLSITRVRTWSLVLEARQVPHRVLRRGWEWTILVPHAQREQAEYEIRTYEEKNRHWPPRNTEIQTRDHTRETLSLLLLLAIFHNLTLLDPGPLGLRPEQWYEQGAAHAAAIRNGQWWRTVTALTLHIDWRHLTGNLILGGLFAARLCAVTGFGRGWALILASGMAGNLINAWLQTGSHRAVGASTAVFGTIGILCAMETRRRDKAMNLRRFLPLAAGAALLAMFGAGGENTDLGAHLFGFLAGLGLGYLVPDPRASHPTAHSRFGWSAGLGALALVVAAWTLALRHSF